GGAGGAGCTCTGGGGCTGCTCCAGAACCAAGCAGAGAGTACCGAGATGAGCAACTGGGGAGCAACAGAATGGATTCCTTCAAGTGGAACAAGACTGCTTCTAACACTCAAGAGTCTGGGAGACTGGAGACTGGAGGGACCATTCCCAAACTGGGCTGGGATCCTGTGGACTCAAGTGGCACCAGACTTGGAGTGTCCCCTGAAGAGGTACTGAGCCCCCCTGTGCCTGAAGCCCCAGTGGAGAAGCCAGGGCAGCGTCAGAAGCTGCTGGGCTGGCTGCAGGGGGATCCAGGTGGAAGAACAGGGGCTCCCTTGCAGTACCTGGGGAGCCCAGAGGAGAGTCTGCAGATATCAACCAACCTGACTCTGCATCTGTTGGAGCTGCTTGCCTCAGCCCTGCTGGGGCTGTGCTCACGCCCTCTGAGAGCAGCTTTGGACGCGTTGGGCCTGCGTGGACCGCTGGGCCTCTGGCTGCATGGGCTACTATCCTTCCTAGCTGCCCTGcatgggctccatgctgtgtTGAGCCTACTTACTGCTCACCCTCTGCACTTTGCCTGCCTCTTTGGTCTCCTACAGGCCCTGGTGCTGGCAGTCAGCCTCCGGGAGcccagtggggaggaggaagccaCTGACTTGGAGGATGAGAAGTTGGAGAGGGAGGGTAAGGAATAGAGGAGACCCAGGAGAGGGGTTATGCCTGCAGGATAGGGTGTGACCTAGTGACCCAACCCTGAGTGGGGTGGGAGAAAGAGTAGGTGTAGGAGAGTGGGGGCCATGACCCAGATGTAAGCATAGGGACCTCAGGAATGGGGAAGAAACCCCAGAGTATGAGGGCATGGCCTTCCTTCACACACAGGAGAGTAGAGCTATTTAGGGCATCTGTTTATGTACAATGGGGATATGGCCCTTGAATTCACCAGCTGTTGTTACTTCTTGCTTTTACATTTCTCCCATTTCGTTTATTCTTTCcacctttactttttaaaagaaaaaaaaaaaagcatagtgatgaaaaataaagactaaagagTCATCGTTACCTTTCAAAACTACCCAGAGGTGGAGACCAGAAGCAGGACAGAAAGGCTTCTGACTAGGGTAAGAGGGTGGTTGGAGACCCAAGGGATCCCTTG
The Canis aureus isolate CA01 chromosome 7, VMU_Caureus_v.1.0, whole genome shotgun sequence genome window above contains:
- the C7H6orf47 gene encoding uncharacterized protein C6orf47 homolog, coding for MFLRRLSGWLPRPWGHRKPTKPDLPTPELRRMDSSSENSGSDWDSAPETMGDVGPPKTKDTGARRSSGAAPEPSREYRDEQLGSNRMDSFKWNKTASNTQESGRLETGGTIPKLGWDPVDSSGTRLGVSPEEVLSPPVPEAPVEKPGQRQKLLGWLQGDPGGRTGAPLQYLGSPEESLQISTNLTLHLLELLASALLGLCSRPLRAALDALGLRGPLGLWLHGLLSFLAALHGLHAVLSLLTAHPLHFACLFGLLQALVLAVSLREPSGEEEATDLEDEKLEREGKE